The DNA window CCCGCGATCTGGCCGGCCTGGTCTGGTCCTTCGGCACCTACCGTCCCTGACGGCCGGCCATAGCTCTGCGCGAGCAAGGTATTGCCCTGCGTGACGGTCATGCGTACTCTCCCTCGGTGGGGAGGCGCACATGCCGTTGTCAGCAAGTCCTGTCGTCCGGCGGGTGCGGCTCGGCGCGGAGCTGCGCCGGCTGCGCCGCCGGGAGTCGCTCACCCTGGAGCAGGTGTGCGGCCGGCTCGGCTGGGCATCCACATCGAAGCTGTCCCGCATCGAGCTGGGGCAGAGCCGGCCGGACCTGGCCGACGTGCTCGACCTGCTCGACGTCTACGGCGTGCCACCCCACCAGCGGGACGAGCTGATCGTCATCGCGCGGGACGCGGCCACCGGCCGCGGCTGGTCCCGGGCGCTGGGTGAGATGGGGGAGCGGCAGCGGGCGTACGCGGAGCTGGAGGCGGGCGCCGTCCGCATCGTGGACTACCAGCCGGTGCTGGTGCCCGGGCTGCTCCAGACCCCCGAGTACGCCCGGCTGCGGGTGTCGGCCGGCGCGCTGCTCGCCGAGGACGTCGACGTGGAGGCCGATGTCCGTGCCCGGGCGGTGCGCCAGGAGGTGCTGCGCCGGCCCGACCCGCCGCACTACACCGCGCTGATCGACGAACGTGCCTGCGACCCGGGCAGCCTCCCCGCCGAGGTGTGGCGGGAGCAGATCCGGCACCTGGCCGTCCTCGCCGAGTGGCCGCACGTGACCGTCCGGCTGCTGCCCCGCGACGCGGCGCCCCACGGCGACCTGCATCCGCTCGCGCCGTTCTCCTACTACGCGTATCCGGACCCGGCCGACCCGCGCACGGTGCTCGTGGAGACGCTCACCACCGACCTGCGGCTGGTGACCGAGGCGGACGTCGCCCGCTACGAGCAGCTGGTCGACTGGCTGCTCCTGGCGGCGCTGCCGGAGGAGGAGACGGTGGAGCTGCTGACCCGCCGGCTCGGCCCCGCGCCGGTGCCCCGGCCCCGCGAACCGCGCGAGGCAGACTGAGCGGGCCCGTCAGCCCGGCGCGGCGTCGGGCGCGCGGCCGCCGGGTCCGGCGCCCCCGATGCCCGTCGGGTACCGGCGGCCGGCGCGTCGCGCGCAGGCTATGCCAGGGGTACGACAGCGTCAGGCGGGCACGTCGACGAAGTGCTCGACGAGCGGCGGGCCGGCGAAGTGCGGGCCGATCAGTGCCCGCCACTGCGCGAAGCGCTCGCTCTGCCGGAAGTTGACGTCGTGCGCCTCGACCGAGTCCCACTCGACCAGCAGCACGAACCGGGACGGCGACTCGACGCCGCGGGTCATCCGCACCGAGCGGCAACCCTCGGTGCCGGCGAGGATCGGGCGCGCCGTCGCGTACGCGGCGGCGAAGTCGTCCTCGTGTCCGGGCGTCACGTCGATGAGCGCGACCTCAAGAACCATGCCCGAAGCCTCGCACGCCGCCCGTCGGCGGGTACGCCCCGGGGGCTGTTCCCCGCGCCACACCGCCTCTAGGGTGTTCGCGCGGGAAACGGGGAGGAACAGATGCTCGACTGGCTCACCGCCACGGCGTTCACGGTCCTGGGCGCCGGCACCACCTGGGCCGAGTTGCTCGGCTTCGCCACCGGTGTGGTCAACGTCTGGCTGGTGGCCCGGCAGCACATCGCCAACTGGCCGATCGGCATCGCCAACGTGCTGCTGCTCATGCTGCTGTTCTGGACCGCCGGCCTGTACGCCGACGCCGGCCTCCAGATCGTCTACGTCGTCCTCGGCCTGTACGGCTGGTGGCACTGGCTCTTCGGCGGGGAGCGGCGGAGCCGGCTGACCGTGGCCCGTACCGGCCGGCGGGAGTGGTGGGCGCTCGGGGTGGCCGGGGTGCTGCTCACGGCCGGGCTCTGGGCGTTGCTGGACCGGGCCACCGACTCCACGGTGCCGCTGGCCGACGCGGTCACCACCGCGCTGTCGCTGCTGGCCACCTACGGCCAGACCCGCAAGCTGGTGGAGAGCTGGTGGCTGTGGATCGCCGCCGACCTGATCTACATCCCGCTCTACGCGTACAAGGGACTCTGGCTGACCGGCGGCCTCTACCTGATCTTCCTGGCGCTCTGCGTGGTCGGCCTGCGGGAGTGGCGGGCGGACCTGCGCCGGCGGTCGGCGGCGATCCCGGTGCCGCCCGGCCCGGCCCCCGTCGCCGCGTGAGCGGGGGGAGCGGGCCGGGCCGGGAGTTCCGGCACGGCCTGGTGGTGGGCAAGTTCTACCCGCCGCACGCCGGGCACCACGCGCTCGTCGAGGCGGCCGCGGCCCGGTGCGCGGCGGTCACCGTGGTGGTCGCGCCGTCCCGGCGCGAGTCGATCCCGCTCGACCTGCGGGTCGCCTGGCTGCGCGAGGCGCACGCCGCCACGCCGTGGGTGCGGTTCGTCGGCCGCTACGACGACCACCCGGTCGACTACGCCGACCCGGCGATCTGGGACCTGCACTGCGCGGTGTTCGCCGACGCGCTCGGCGGGGAGCCGGTGGATGCGGTCTTCTCCTCCGAGGCGTACGGGACGGAGTTGGCCCGTCGTTTCGACGCGGTCGCGGTCTGCGTCGACCTGGACCGGCGGGTGGTGCCGGTCTCCGGCACCGCGGTGCGCGCGGACCCGGTGGCGCACTGGCGGCGCCTGAGCCCGCCGGTGCGGGCGTGGCTGGTCCGCCGGGTCGTGGTGGTCGGGGCCGAGTCGACCGGCACCACGACGATGGCGGCGGCGCTCGCCGCCCACTACGGCACCGCCTGGGTCCCGGAGTACGGCCGCGAGCTGACCGAGCGCAAGCTCGCCGGGCTGCGGCGCGTCCGGCCGGACGCGACGATCTTCGACGTCACGTGGGACCGGGCCGACTTCGTCGAGGTGGTCCGGGCGCAGCAGGCCGCCGAGGACGCGGCGGCCCGCACCAGCGGCCCACTGCTGTTCTGCGACACCGACGCGCGGGCCACCGCGATCTGGGAGGAGCGCTACCTGGGGTCCTCGTCGGAGGCGGTCCGGGTGGCCGCCCGCCGGCCGGCGCTGTACCTGCTGACCGGCCACGAGGGGGTGCCCTTCGCCGACGACGGGCTGCGCGACGGTGAGCACCTGCGGGGCTGGATGACCGGGCGGTTCCGGGAGGAGCTGGCCGGCTGCGGGGTGCCGGTGGTCGAGCTGCGCGGGCCGCACGAGGAGCGGCTGGCGGCGGCCGTCGCCGCCTGCGACGCCCTGCTGGCCGCCGGCTGGTCCTTCACCGACCCGCTGCTTCCGGCCTTGTAGGACCCGGCGCGCGAGGGGCCCCAGGTGGATCCCTAGCCTCCTAGGACGCCGTGCGCCGCGAGACCTGCCCCACACCAGAAGACCCTTACCCCGGCAAACGGGACCCCCGAAGATGCGGCGACCCGGGCCGATGGTGAACAATGGCGGCCGAGGAGGGGAGTATTCCCCCGCGACGGAGTCGTCAGCACGGAAGCGCGCCGGCCCCCCGGTGGCACGACCCGGCTCCGTCGGTCAGCGACCCTTCGGGGTCGGTGGCGGAAGAGACCTCCGACAGTCACCAGAGTCAGCGTCGACGCACCCCGGCTCCTCACCCGGCGTACGGTGTGCCCGACGCTGTGTGTCTGCCGGAGGATGGATTTGAACGTGTCCGGATGGGTGTGGGCGGGAACCCTGGTCGGGATGACCGCGGTCCTGCTGGTCGACCTGTTCATCATCGGTCGCCGCCCGCACGAGCCCAGCGTCCGCGAGTCGAGCCTGTGGGTCGGCTTGTACGTGGGGCTGGCCCTGCTCTTCGGGGCGGGCCTGTGGCTCACCTCAGGCCCCAGCATTGCGGGCCAGTTCTACACCGGGTGGCTCACCGAGTACAGCCTCTCGGTGGACAACCTCTTCGTCTTCGTGATCATCATGGCGCGCTTCGGGGTGCCCCGGCAGTATCAGCAGAAGGTGCTGCTCATCGGCATCCTGCTGGCGCTGGTCATGCGGGGTGGCTTCATCGCCGCCGGCGCGGCGCTGATCTCCCAGTTCTCCTGGGTGTTCTACATCTTCGGCGCGTTCCTGATCTACACGGCGGTCAACCTGGCCCGCCAGGGTGAGCCGGACGAGGACGAGTTCAGCGAGAACGTGCTGATCCGGTGGAGCCGCAAGGCGTTGCCGCTGTCCCGGGACTTCGACGGGGCGCGGATGACCACCCACGAGAACGGGCGGCGGCTGTTCACCCCGATGCTGATCGTGATGATCGCGATCGGCACCACCGACCTGATCTTCGCCCTCGACTCGATCCCGGCGATCTTCGGCATCACCCAGGAGCCGTACCTGGTCTTCACCGCGAACGTGTTCGCGCTGATGGGGCTGCGGCAGCTCTACTTCCTGCTCGGCGGCCTGCTGGACCGCCTGATCTACCTGAGCTACGGCCTGGCCGTGGTGCTCGGCTTCATCGGGGTCAAGCTGGTCCTGGAGGCCCTCGCCGACAACAACCTGCCGTTCGTCAACGGCGGCGAGCACGTGGGCTGGGCCCCGCACATTCCGATCTGGCTGTCGCTCACCGTCATCCTGGGCACCCTGGCCGCGGCCACCGTGGCCAGCCTGGTCAAGTCGTCCCGGGACCGGCGCCGCGAGCTGGCCGAGGCCCGTCGCTGACCGGACCGCACACGAAAGGGGCGCCCCGCGGTCGGGGGCACCCCTTTCGGCGTACGGGGGTCAGATGCGGTGCGCCCCGACCAGGGTGGCCTCCCGGTCCGGCGGGAGCCGCTCCTCGACGACCCGGCGCTTCACGTAGCAGGCGTGCAGCATCCGCCGCACCTCGCCCTGCGGCTCGGTGCTGACGATGCCGACGTGGTGGATCCGCCGGCCGGGCCGGGCGAAGAAGTAGAGGTCGCCGGGGCGTTCCTCGCCCAGCGCCAGGGGAGTGGTCGCCTCCGCCTGGTCGTCGGCGTCCCGGGGCAGGGTCAGGCCGTGCCGGCGCCAGGCCAGGTGCACCAGACCCGAGCAGTCGATGCCGTCGGTGGACAGCCCGCCCCAGATGTAGATCAGGTCGCGCAGGCGCTCGGCGAGGGCGAGCACCTCCTTGGCCTCCGGCCGCTCGGCGGGCAGCGGGACCAGGTCGCCCTCCGGGGCCCAGAGCGGGTCGGCCCGACCGGGCGCGAGGACCGGCCGCCAGCCGTCCACGGGCCGCCCGGCCGGGGCCAGGCGGGTGCCGAGGACCACGCCGGCCAGGACCGGCGGGCCGTCGGGGACGGCGCGCAGCGCGGTGTGTGCGGTGTCCACGACCAGCGGGGTGGCCGGTGAACCGGACTCCGCCGGGGCGCTGAGCTGGGCGGCGGGCAGCCACCCCGGATAGCCGCGTACGTCGAGCTTGGGGGCGGGCTGCGCCAGGGCGACGACGTGTGCCCAGCCGTCCGCGCGCAGCTCGGTGACCAGCACCCGCTCGCCGAGCAGCAGCTGGGTCAGGACGCAGTCGCCGACCTGCTGGTCGCGGTCCATGCCGGCGATCCAGGCGGCGACGTCCGGCGGATCGTCCAGCGCGGGGCGGTCGACGGGGCGGACCGCCTCGGGGCTGGCCCAGAGGGTCGCCACCGGGACCCGGACGACGGCCTCGCGGCCCGGTTGAAGCTTCATGCCCACCCCCACCTCACGACCCTATGAAAAATTCCAACGGCGCTCAACCATGCGATTGAACCTTTGCTTCACTCACGTTGGCGATCCCGAGGCCGGGCGCGTCCGGCAGCACGACGGTCGCGCCGTCGTACCGGATCCCGCCGGCGACCGGCGACCAGGCCAGCCACCAGGCGGCGTCGAGGTCCGACACGGCCGTGGTGCCGTAGGCGGCGACCAGGCTCGCCGCCGCGCCGAGGCCCACCTGGCTCTCCATCATCGAGCCCACGATGGTGCCCATGCCGTGCGCGGCGGCCAGGTCGAGCAGCGTCCGCGCGGTGTGCAACCCGCCGCACTTGGCCAGCTTGACGTTGACCATGTCGGCCGCCCGCCGCCGGATCACCTCGACCAGGTCGCGCAGGTCGAAGACCGACTCGTCGGCGAGGATCGGCAGCTCCACCCGGTCGCTGACCCAGGCCAGCCCGTCCAGGTCCCGCCGGTGCACCGGCTGCTCGACCAGCTCGACGTCCAGCCCGGCGTCCTCGATCCCGCGGATCACCCGGACGGCCTCGCGCGGCGTCCAGCCCTGGTTGGCGTCCAGCCGGATCCGCACGTCGGGCCCCACCGCGGCGCGGACCGCGCGGACCCGGTCCAGGTCGCCCGGCGCGTCCGTGCCGACCTTGAGCTTCAGCACGGTGAACCCCTCGGCCCGGCGCCGGGTGGCCGCCGCCGCCAGGTCCACCGCGTCCCCCGCGGCCAGCGTGACGTCCGTCGGGACGCGCAGGGTGGTGCCGCCGAGCAACCGCACCAGGGGTACGCCGAGCCGCCGCGCGGCCAGGTCGTGCAGGGCGACGTCGACGGCCGCCTGGGCCGACTCGTTGCCCACCACGGCCCGGCGCACCTCGGCGCAGCGGGCCTGGAGGTCGTCGGCGTCCCGCCCGGTCAGCAGCGGCCCGAGCAGTTGCCGGACGCACGCCTCGGCGCCGGCGACCGACGCGCCGGTCACCTGCCAGACCTGCGGCGCCTCGCCGAAACCCGAGCGGCCGTCGGCGTCCACCACCTCGACGACCAGGGTGTCCACGGTGGTGGTGCGGCGCAGCGCGGTGACGAACGGGGTGTGTAAGGGGGCCGAGAGCCGGTGGGTGCGTACCGCGGCGATCGTCATGTGCGGCACCCTATACGGAGCCGGTGGCGAACAGGGGAGGGCCGACGATGAGGCGGGACTGGGAGCTGGTGGGCGCGCCGAACGCCCGTGACCTGGGCGGGCTGCCCACCAGGGACGGGCGGCGGGTACGCGCCGGCCGGCTGCTCCGCACCGCGGCGCTCGGCCGGCTCACCGACGAGGACCTGCCGGTGCTGGGCAAGCTGGCCCCGGCCTGCGTGGTGGACCTGCGGCACGCCACCGAGCAGGCGGTCGCGCCGCCCGACCGCCTGGCCGGCGAGCCGCGGGTGGTGCACCTGCCGGTCTACGACGCGGCCCACCCGGTGTTCACCTACGTCTCGGCGGTGCTGCTCGGCCACGACCTCGACGCGTACGAGGAGCTGGCCCGGGAGGGCATGCCGGGGGCGATGGCGGCCATCTACCGCTGGTTCGTCACCGGCGAGTCGGCCCGGGCGGGGTTCGGGACGGCGGTGCGGCTGGCCGCCGACGGCGCGAACCTGCCGCTGCTGTTCCACTGTTCGGCCGGTAAGGACCGCACGGGCTGGCTGGCGGTGGTGCTGCTCACCGCGCTCGGGGTGGACGAGCCGGCGATCCGGGCGGACTACCTGCGGCACAACGAGCTGACCGAGAGCCTGCGCGAGGTGCTGCTGGCCGCCATGACCCGCCGCCGGCCGAACCTGGACCCGGCGGTCGCCCGGCCGCTGCTGGAGGTGCGGCCGGAATACCTGGACGCCGCCTATGACGAGGTGCGCCGCGTGCACGGCACCTTCGACGCGTACCTGCGCGACGGGCTGGGGCTGACCGACCGGACGCTGGCCGCGTTGCGGGCGAACCTGCTGGAGTGACCGGTCACCCGGCCAGGTCGTGCCGGGCCGCCCAGACCCGCTCGGAGACGTGCGCGATCAGGCGGCAGGCGTCGTCCTCGACCTCCTCGCCGCTCGGCCCGCCGTCGGCCAGCTCGGTGGTGGTGCAGACCACGACGGCGTACGGCGGGGCGTCGTCGGGGAAGACCACGCCGGCGCCGTGCCGGACGCCGCGTACCCAGCCGTTCTTGTGCGCGATCCGGGTCCCCTCGGGCAGCCCGGCGGCGAGGTCCTCGCGGTGCTCCTGGGCGAACAGCACGTCCAGCATGGCCGCGCAGCCGGCCGGCGAGGCCAGCGGGCCGGGCCGGCCGGCGCCGAGCGTCAGGCCCCCGAGCAGCGCGGCCAGGTCGGCGGCGGTGACCAGGTTGTCGATGCCGGCGTCGCGGGCCGCGAAGTCCTCGATGCCCCGGCCCGTGACGCTGTGCCGGGCCCCGGCCAGCGTCCAGGCCTCGGCCACGGCGGGCAGTCCGACCTGCGCGATGCAGACGTTGGTGGCCAGGTTGCTGGAGCGGACGATCATCCGTTCGGCGAGCCAGCGCAGCGGTGCCTCACCGCCCACCCGCGCCCAGACCGCGTCGTCGTTGTCGTAGTGCTGGGCGTTGCTGAAGCTCGGCGTGCCGGGCAGGGCGGACTCGAAGCTGTTGCGCACGGGGACCGGCCGGTCCAGGTCCAGCCGGCCGGCCTCGGCGGCGCGGTGCAGCGCCACCAGCACGGCGACCTTCATGGTGCTGGCCGCGTAGTGGGTGGCGTCGGCGTGCCGCGTCCAGGTGGGCGAGGCGCCGAGCCGCCCCACGTACGCCGAGACGGTGCCGGGCACCTTGTCCAGGTGCGCGTCGAGTTCCTCCCAGATCATGCCGGTGACCGTAGCGGATCATCGCGGGGGCTGCGGTGCGGCCCGGCCCGGGTCTAGCGTGCGGAGATGACGACCGCCGCGTACGACGCCATCGCCGACTGGTACGACGACTACGTCACGACCACCGCCACCGACTACAGCGACCGGGTCCGGTCGGTGCTGGCCGAGCTGCTCGGTCACGGTGCCGGGCGCTGCCTGGACCTGTGCTGCGGCACCGGGGCGCACGCCGCCGAGCTGCGCCGGCTGGGGTGGCGGCCGGTCGGGGTGGACCTGTCGGGCGGGCAGCTGCGCCACGCGCGGGGGCGCCTTCCGGTGGCCCGGGGCGACGCGACCGCGCTGCCCCTGCCGGCCGGCGCCGTGCCGGCGGTGGCCTGCGTGCTCGCCCACACGGACATGCCCGACTACCCGGCGGCGATCGCCGAGGCGGCCCGGGTGCTGGCGCCCGGCGGGCGGCTGGTCCACGTCGGCGTGCACCCCTGCTTCGTCGGGGCGTTCGCCGACCGCTCCGAGCCGGGGCGGGCCGTGATCGACGGCGGGTACGCCGAGCGGGAGCGCAGCTTCCGGTCCTGGAACACGGTCGGCGTGCGCGCCCGGGTCGGCGCCTGGCACCTGCCCCTGGCCGACCTGCTCAACGCGGTCACCGCCGCCGGCCTGACGCTGACCGCCGTCCGCGAGTCCGGCTCCGGCCCGGTCCCCGACATCCTCGCCCTCCAGGCCACCAAACCCTGACCCCACCTCCACCACCTCACCGCCCTGACCCGTTGATCATGAGGTTAGCGGCGGTGTCGATCTCCGAAACTGCCGCCAACTTCATGATCGAGGGCGGTGGGCGGAGGCCGGGTGGGGAGGGGGCCAGGGGGAGGGAGGGCGGGAATGGGTGGAGCCCGGTCCGCCGAGGGCGGGCCGGGCTCCGGGTGGGGCGTGTGTGGTCAGCCGGCGTGCTTGCGGCGGGCGGCCATCCGGCCGCGCTGGGTCTGGTCCAGCACCACCTTGCGGATCCGCACCGCGGTCGGGGTCACCTCGACGCACTCGTCCTCGCGGCAGAACTCGAGGGCCTGCTCCAGCGACAGCTTGCGCGGCGGGATCAGCTTCTCGGTCTCGTCGGAGGTCGAGGCCCGCATGTTGGTGAGCTTCTTCTCCTTGGTGATGTTGACGTCCATGTCGTCGGAGCGGGAGTTCTCCCCGACGATCATGCCCTCGTACACCTCGGTGGTCGGCTCGACGAAGAGCTGGCCGCGCTCCTGCAGGTTGATCATTGCGAACGAGGTGACCGCGCCGGCGCGGTCGGCGACCAGCGAACCGTTCTGCCGGGTCCGCAGCTCGCCGAACCACGGCTCGTACGACTCGAAGACGTGGTGCAGGATGCCGGTGCCCCGGGTGTCGGTGAGGAACTCGGTGCGGAAGCCGATCAGGCCGCGCGCCGGGACCAGCCACTCCATCCGGATCCAGCCGGTGCCGTGGTTGACCAGCTGTTCCATCCGGCCCTTGCGGGTGGCGAGGAGCTGCGTGATCGCGCCCAGGTACTCCTCCGGGGCGTCGATGGTCAGCCGCTCGACCGGCTCGCAGGTCTTCCCGTCGATCTCCTTGGTGACCACCTGCGGCTTGCCGACGGTCAGCTCGTAGGACTCGCGGCGCATCTGCTCGACCAGGATGGCCAGGGCCAGCTCACCGCGGCCCTGCACCTCCCAGGCGTCCGGCCGCTCGGTGGGCAGCACCCGCAGCGACACGTTGCCGACGAGCTCCTTGTCGAGCCGGTCCTTGACCATCCGGGCGGTGACCTTGGCGCCCTTGACCCGGCCGACCAGCGGCGAGGTGTTGGTGCCGATGGTCATCGAGATGGCCGGCTCGTCGACGGTGATCAGCGGCAGCGGGATCGGGTTCTCGGCGTCGGCCAGGGTCTCGCCGATCATGATCTCCGGGATGCCGGCGACCGCGATGATGTCGCCCGGGCCGGCGCTGTCGGCCGGCTTGCGCTCCAGGCCCTCGGTCATCAGCAGCTCCGAGATGCGGACCCGCTGGCTGCTGCCGTCGGTGCGGCACCAGGTGACCGTCTGGCCCTTGCTGATGGTGCCCTGGCGGACCCGGCACAGCGCCAGCCGGCCGAGGAACGGCGAGGCGTCGAGGTTGGTGACGTGCGCCTGCAGCGGCGCGTCCTCCTCGTACGCGGGGGCCGGGATGGTGTCCAGCAGGGTGCGGAACAGCGGCTCCAGGCTGTGGCTGTCGTCGGGCACCGAGCCGTCGGCCGGCTGGGTCAGCGAGGCGATGCCGTCGCGGGCGCAGGCGTAGACGATCGGGAAGTCGATCTGCTCCTCGTCGGCGTCCAGGTCGAGGAAGAGCTCGTAGGTGTCGTCCACGACCTCCTTGATCCGGGCGTCCGGCCGGTCCACCTTGTTGATCACCAAGATGATCGGCATCCGGGCCTTGAGGGCCTTGCGCAGCACGAACCGGGTCTGCGGCAGCGGGCCCTCGCTGGCGTCGACCAGCAGCACCACCCCGTCGACCATGGTCAGGCCGCGCTCCACCTCGCCGCCGAAGTCGGCGTGGCCGGGGGTGTCGATGATGTTGATGGTGACCGCGTCGGAGCCGTCCGCCGGCATGTACCGCACGCCGGTGTTCTTGGCCAGGATGGTGATGCCCTTTTCCCGCTCGAGGTCCATCGAGTCCATGACCCGCTCGGTGTCCTCACCACGGGCGCCGTAGGCGCCGGCCTGCCGCAACATGGCGTCGACCAGGGTCGTCTTGCCGTGGTCGACGTGGGCGATGATGGCGACGTTGCGGAGGTCGGTGCGAAGCTGCATACCCTCCATACTCCTGTCTGCGGTTGCCGGGGCACGCCTCGGGGTCACCCCGAGATCGCCCGGATCTCTGCCGAAAGTGCTGTCCCGACCGTTCCAGGGACTGGCATGCTGGCTCCCGTGCGGGGGACCGGATGCCTGACCTGCTGAACTGGCTGCAGGAGCTGCCGCCTCTGCTGATCTACCTGGTCGCCGCGACAATCGTCGCGGGCGAAACCGCGGTGATCTTCGGGCTGCTGGTGCCGGGTGAGGCGACCCTGCTGCTGGTCGGCTTCTTAGCCTACGCGGGGACGCTGCGGATTATTCCGGCGCTGCTGGCCATGACGGCGGCCGCCGTGATCGGAGACACACTCGCCTATCGCGCCGGCCGGCGGTACGGGCCGAAACTGCGCGCCTCCGGCCTCGGTGCCCGGATCGGGCCGCACCGGTGGCGGCGCGCCGACTCGCTGCTCGACCGCCTCGGCGGCCGGGGTGTGCTGGCCGCCCGCTGGGTGGCCTTCGCCCGCACCCTGGCGCCCCGGCTGGCCGGCGCGGCGGGCCTGCCGTACCGGCGGTTCGCCCCGTGGAACTTGGCCGGGGTGGTGAGCTGGGTGGGGGCGTCCGTGCTGGTCGGTTACGCCGCCGGTGAGTCCTATGAGCGGGTGTCCCGGTTCCTGGGCCGGGCCACCGGCGCGGTGCTCGTGCTGCTGGTCTGCCTCATCGGGGTGGTGCTGGCCGGCCGCTGGCTGGGTCGCAACCCGGACCCGGCGCGGGCGCTGGCCGCCCGCGCCGCCGCCCTGCCACCGCTGCGCTGGCTGCGCGCCCGCTACGGGGTGCTGTTCTTCCTGCTCGCCATGCGGTTCGGCCCGGCCGGGACGCTGCTGATCAACCTGGCGGCCGGCCTGCTGCTGCTGTTCGCCGCCGGGCTGGCCGTCGCAGCGGTGCTGGAGGCCGTGGTCCGGCACAGCGGGCTCGGGGTGCTCGACGGGCTCGTCGCGGACTGGTTCGCCGCCCGGCGTACCCCCGGGGTGGCCGACACGGCGCTGGCCGCGGTCTCGGTGCTGCGCGGCTGGGTGCTGATCGCCGCGGTGGCCCTCGTGGCGGCGGTGGTGGCCTGGCGGAGCCGGCCGTGGCGGGCCGACCTGCTCAGCGTCCTCGGCACGGTGGGGGCGTTCGTGCCGCTGGTGGTGCTGGTCGTGGTCGCCGGCGTGACCGCACCGGGCGGCCCGGACGGCGCTCCGGACCTGCTGCCCACCCAGAACGCGGTGGTCACGGCGAGTTTCGGCACCCTCGCGTGGCTGCTGTCCCGGGGCGCCCGCTGGCCGGTGGCGGTGGCGGTCTGGACGGGCGCCCTGGCCGGCGTGGTCGCCGTCACCGGCGCCCGGCTCTACCTGGGGTGGAGCACGGCCAGCGGCACCGCGACGTCGGTGCTGCTCGGTGCGGCCTGGGTCACCGTGCTCGTGGTCGCCTGGGCCACCCGGGACCACGCGGTCGGCGGGGACGACGCGCCGCCCGGCGCGGACGGGCTGGCCACAGGGGACGGATCGCCGCGGCCGCGGGCCCTCCCCGGCGGCGTCGCGGGTACCCCGCCGGCCCGTTGATCCCTGCTAGGGTGCGGCGGACGACCACGGGGGAGGTCTGATGCGTCGAGGAGTGGGCCGCTGGGCCACGGCGGCGGTCGCCGCGGTGCTGGCGGCGACCGTGGTCACCGGGTGCGGCGACGGCGACGGGCCGACCCGCGAGGTGGCGGTGGAGCTGCCCAGCGAGGCGCCCGTCGACGCGCCGGCGGACGGCCCCGCCGACCTGCCGAGCGACGAACCGCCGGCGGTCGCGGCCATGGGCGGGAAGCCCAGCGCCAAGCCCAGCCCGAGCGCGTCGTCGAAGCCGAAGCCGAAGCCGACCCGCACCACCACCGGCCCGCTCGCCAAGCCGAAGCCACCCACCGAGACCCAGGTGCCGCCGCCCCCGCCGAAGCCGCCGGCGAGCGGGTGCCAGCCCAGCTACCGGGGCACCCAGGCGACCCGCAGCCAGGTGAAGTCGGCGCTGTCCGACGCGGCGGCGCGCACCTACTGGCCCACCTCCGCGCCGGACATCAAGATCCCGCTGGCCCTGATGAAGGCGACCGCCTGGCAGGAGAGCGGCTGGCAGTCCAACATCGTGGCCTGCGACGGGGGCATCGGGCTCATGCAGGTCATGCCGGCCACCGCGGACTGGATGAACCAGCGGTTCGGCCAGTCGTACGACATCGATGCTTACCGCGACAACGCCTACCTGGGCGGCACCTACCTGGCCTGGCTCACCAAGTACATCGGCGACATGTACTTCGAGTCGGACTACCGGCTGGACGCCTCGCTCTGCACGTCGGAACTGAACTCCTGTCTGCTCAACGCGGTGATCGCGGCGTACAACTACGGGCACGGCGCGGTGGCC is part of the Micromonospora halotolerans genome and encodes:
- a CDS encoding TerC family protein; this encodes MNVSGWVWAGTLVGMTAVLLVDLFIIGRRPHEPSVRESSLWVGLYVGLALLFGAGLWLTSGPSIAGQFYTGWLTEYSLSVDNLFVFVIIMARFGVPRQYQQKVLLIGILLALVMRGGFIAAGAALISQFSWVFYIFGAFLIYTAVNLARQGEPDEDEFSENVLIRWSRKALPLSRDFDGARMTTHENGRRLFTPMLIVMIAIGTTDLIFALDSIPAIFGITQEPYLVFTANVFALMGLRQLYFLLGGLLDRLIYLSYGLAVVLGFIGVKLVLEALADNNLPFVNGGEHVGWAPHIPIWLSLTVILGTLAAATVASLVKSSRDRRRELAEARR
- a CDS encoding AAA family ATPase; the encoded protein is MSGGSGPGREFRHGLVVGKFYPPHAGHHALVEAAAARCAAVTVVVAPSRRESIPLDLRVAWLREAHAATPWVRFVGRYDDHPVDYADPAIWDLHCAVFADALGGEPVDAVFSSEAYGTELARRFDAVAVCVDLDRRVVPVSGTAVRADPVAHWRRLSPPVRAWLVRRVVVVGAESTGTTTMAAALAAHYGTAWVPEYGRELTERKLAGLRRVRPDATIFDVTWDRADFVEVVRAQQAAEDAAARTSGPLLFCDTDARATAIWEERYLGSSSEAVRVAARRPALYLLTGHEGVPFADDGLRDGEHLRGWMTGRFREELAGCGVPVVELRGPHEERLAAAVAACDALLAAGWSFTDPLLPAL
- a CDS encoding antibiotic biosynthesis monooxygenase family protein produces the protein MVLEVALIDVTPGHEDDFAAAYATARPILAGTEGCRSVRMTRGVESPSRFVLLVEWDSVEAHDVNFRQSERFAQWRALIGPHFAGPPLVEHFVDVPA
- a CDS encoding mandelate racemase/muconate lactonizing enzyme family protein, which gives rise to MTIAAVRTHRLSAPLHTPFVTALRRTTTVDTLVVEVVDADGRSGFGEAPQVWQVTGASVAGAEACVRQLLGPLLTGRDADDLQARCAEVRRAVVGNESAQAAVDVALHDLAARRLGVPLVRLLGGTTLRVPTDVTLAAGDAVDLAAAATRRRAEGFTVLKLKVGTDAPGDLDRVRAVRAAVGPDVRIRLDANQGWTPREAVRVIRGIEDAGLDVELVEQPVHRRDLDGLAWVSDRVELPILADESVFDLRDLVEVIRRRAADMVNVKLAKCGGLHTARTLLDLAAAHGMGTIVGSMMESQVGLGAAASLVAAYGTTAVSDLDAAWWLAWSPVAGGIRYDGATVVLPDAPGLGIANVSEAKVQSHG
- the pnuC gene encoding nicotinamide riboside transporter PnuC, with the protein product MLDWLTATAFTVLGAGTTWAELLGFATGVVNVWLVARQHIANWPIGIANVLLLMLLFWTAGLYADAGLQIVYVVLGLYGWWHWLFGGERRSRLTVARTGRREWWALGVAGVLLTAGLWALLDRATDSTVPLADAVTTALSLLATYGQTRKLVESWWLWIAADLIYIPLYAYKGLWLTGGLYLIFLALCVVGLREWRADLRRRSAAIPVPPGPAPVAA
- a CDS encoding DUF5753 domain-containing protein codes for the protein MPLSASPVVRRVRLGAELRRLRRRESLTLEQVCGRLGWASTSKLSRIELGQSRPDLADVLDLLDVYGVPPHQRDELIVIARDAATGRGWSRALGEMGERQRAYAELEAGAVRIVDYQPVLVPGLLQTPEYARLRVSAGALLAEDVDVEADVRARAVRQEVLRRPDPPHYTALIDERACDPGSLPAEVWREQIRHLAVLAEWPHVTVRLLPRDAAPHGDLHPLAPFSYYAYPDPADPRTVLVETLTTDLRLVTEADVARYEQLVDWLLLAALPEEETVELLTRRLGPAPVPRPREPREAD
- a CDS encoding C40 family peptidase — encoded protein: MKLQPGREAVVRVPVATLWASPEAVRPVDRPALDDPPDVAAWIAGMDRDQQVGDCVLTQLLLGERVLVTELRADGWAHVVALAQPAPKLDVRGYPGWLPAAQLSAPAESGSPATPLVVDTAHTALRAVPDGPPVLAGVVLGTRLAPAGRPVDGWRPVLAPGRADPLWAPEGDLVPLPAERPEAKEVLALAERLRDLIYIWGGLSTDGIDCSGLVHLAWRRHGLTLPRDADDQAEATTPLALGEERPGDLYFFARPGRRIHHVGIVSTEPQGEVRRMLHACYVKRRVVEERLPPDREATLVGAHRI